A genomic window from Lotus japonicus ecotype B-129 chromosome 1, LjGifu_v1.2 includes:
- the LOC130744787 gene encoding uncharacterized protein LOC130744787 has protein sequence MVTNTRKTKHGFEARDISRNLFTFRFFAEQDRQNIQQMGPWNFNHNLIIMKEMNLDENPKEVDLSHTLFWVKVYDLTMNLRTEQMAMRMGKFLGKYVSWDDKDEQRLGGYLHIRTWIDFSKPLKRGTMIPRAGKPALKVLFKYERLADFFFGCGSLDHVLRYCYDKEDSWEEDNVSNLPYGPWVRASPLKPANQSVMKQEGRTPLSKDPFSTKGTRPNREVQVPEEEVMLNLRKLVCL, from the coding sequence ATGGTCACCAACACTCGGAAAACCAAACACGGTTTTGAGGCCAGAGACATATCACGAAACctcttcaccttcaggttcttTGCAGAGCAGGATCGTCAGAATATCCAACAGATGGGACCATGGAACTTCAACCACAACCTTATCATTATGAAAGAAATGAACCTAGATGAAAACCCTAAAGAGGTGGATTTGAGCCACACACTCTTCTGGGTCAAGGTGTATGACCTAACCATGAACCTCCGAACAGAGCAAATGGCGATGCGCATGGGTAAGTTCCTGGGGAAATACGTCTCTTGGGACGACAAGGACGAACAGAGGCTTGGGGGCTACCTCCATATCAGAACCTGGATCGATTTCTCCAAACCCTTGAAGAGGGGCACCATGATCCCGAGAGCAGGAAAGCCAGCACTTAAGGTCCTGTTCAAATACGAAAGATTGGCCGATTTTTTCTTTGGTTGTGGGTCTCTAGACCACGTCCTCCGATACTGCTATGATAAGGAAGATTCATGGGAAGAAGATAATGTTTCCAATCTTCCCTACGGACCATGGGTGAGAGCTTCACCCTTGAAGCCAGCAAACCAGTCAGTAATGAAACAGGAAGGAAGAACACCCCTAAGCAAAGATCCCTTTTCGACAAAGGGGACTCGTCCAAATCGGGAAGTACAAGTACCAGAGGAAGAGGTGATGCTGAATCTGAGGAAACTAGTGTGCCTTTAA